GGTTTTGTGATTTACCTAAGCGTATGTCGCCCTTAACTAGTGTCACTCGGCTATTGAAGCGCCAATTATCTTGATGGTTTTCGAAAATCAGCAGTGTACAGCCACCAGAACCACACCAATCGAGTTGGGCGAACAGCTCTTCTTTACCGTCGCCATTGAGGTCGTAGGTTAACCAGCGGTATTTGGTGTCGTCAGGTGAGCTGCTGTTGATCTTAAAATACTCGCGGATCGCTTGGTCAACTTTTTGATCAAGTTGATCACTGGAGTTCACCTGCTTTGCGGTTAGATCAACGTTAGCGGTGGTGTTGACTTGCGCTTGTGCACTCTTAGCTTCTGAATAGCACCAGACCGCCATTGGCAATCGGGTAGACAACGTTGCCCACTTTTTCTTTTTCAGCGACCAGTTTGCCGTTATCGAGCGTGAAGATACGCTCTGAGATCAGGTATTGCTGCTGGTGGCGAGTCATCACAACTTGAACCTGATTTTGGTTGAGTTGCTGCCAGAAGCCTTGTTCAACAATTGAAGGATCGCCATTGCTGTAAGAGTAAGTCGTGATCGCGCTGTGGTCATCGTTGAGCTCTAGGTTAATTGAGAACCCAGAGTTTTGTGTTGAGCTTGCGAAGTAGAGTCCGCTCCAGTCCAGTGTTGGATCTTGGTTAGAGACCGTTGCACAGCCATTATAGTTGCTGTCATTGAGGTTAAGCTTGGCATGCCATCCATAGATAGAATCGCTCATGCCGTCGCTGCAACTCTCTTTTGTAAGGTAGAGTTTGCCTTGCGCTGCTTTACCTTCTAATTGGTAATCACGACTGCTTGGTGTGGTGCGGCTTGATTCAATATCGAGGATCTGTGGCTGTTCGCCCATCTTAGTGTATTTGAGCTGGTCTTTATCGAAGCTTGCTGACCAGAAAGGTTCATTGCCGAATACACGTGTTGAACGCAAGGGTTGGTCACAACGATCAGGGTTTTCTGCGGTTAGGATATTCACTTGATCAACCACGAAACGTGCCGTGAAATCTGCGTTATACCCTGTTTGGCTCGGTACGGTTAGATGACCAATCAGCTCGCCGTATAAGGCTTGGTAAGGTCTCGCTGAGAGCCCTTGCGCTTCTAATGCGAGTTCTGGTGTTAAATCTAACCAGTATTGTTGTTGGCTACCGCAAGGGGTGAAGGTTCGGCTTTCGTGGCCAACCACAACCTGACCACGCATGATGAAGGTTTGCGGTTGAATGCTCAGTGGCTCATCCAAGGTTGCTGGTGGAACTTCAGATTGTTGCGGTGTATCTGGCGCCGTTACACAACCTTGTAGCGCGAATGCGACTAGCCATGTCACTGGGTTTTTCATTACCTTCATGTTATATCTTCCTCGGAGCAACCGTTAATTGGATTTATTATGGCATATTGGTTATTTAAAACAGAACCCGACACCTTTTCTATTCAGACTCTTAGAGTACAAAAAACCTCTTGTTGGGAGGGTGTACGCAACTATCAGGCTCGAAACATGATGCGTGATGATGTCAAGCTTGGAGACTTGGTGATGATATACCACTCATCATGTAAAAAAGTTGGCGTAGCAGGGATCGCAAAAGTAACCAGAGAAGCCTACCCAGATCATTTTCAATTCGATCCCGAGAGTGATTACTACGATCCTAAATCTTCTCCTGATAATCCTCGCTGGATTATGGTGGATGTCGAGTTTGTACGAGTGACTGAGCGTTTGATTCCCTTAGCAACATTGAAAGCTATGCCAGAGCTATCAGAAATGCCATTGGTGAAGCGCGGTAATCGCTTGTCCATCATGCCTGTTACTGAACAGGAGTGGCAGGCCATCTTAAGCAAAGAAGTACTCGGTTCTCGCTAACCTTAGAGGAAGCTTTTAGCGTAAGGTTCAAAAAAGGCAGCCATTGGCTGCCTTTATGTTTTTATTGGGACTGCTTAGAGTAGGTGTTTTTCTAAGTAGTGAGCAACGGCGTCGTCTGCGTTGCTGCCAATCACTTCATTGTCTGGCAGAGCTTTCATCACTTTCTCGTGTGATGTGCCCATGATCAGGCCTTTACCCGCCATAGCTAGCATCTCAGCATCATTCATACCATCACCAAAGGCGATGCAGTTATCAAGAGTCAGGTTCAGTGATTTCGCAACCGCGTCTAACGCATGGCCTTTCGATACTTCTGCTGCCATCACTTCTAGACACCAAGGTGTTGAGAAAGCGATGTTCAGTTTGTCGCCAAACATGTCTCTTAGCTTTTGTTCAAACGTCACTAGGTATTCATGGTCTTGTTCTGGGTGTGTGAAGAAAACTTTCGCAATGCCATCACTCGGCGCGTTGTCAGCTTCAAATCGCTTGTAGCTAAAGCCAGACTCACTGTGGAACTTAGCCAGCATTTCATCTTCACGATCCAGCAACCAATCTTCATTTTGGTACATGTGAATGAAGATGTTTGGATCTTGGCGAACCACATCAATAACAGGCTGAACTAAATCCTGTGGCACGTTCTGGCTATACATTAGCTGATCATTTTGGTCGTGTACGCGCGCACCGTTTGAAGTGATCATGTAGGCCGGAATACCAGCAATCTCTCGAATACCCGCAACATCGACATGGTGGCGACCCGTCGCGAAGATAAAGGTATAACCTTGGTCGTGTAACTTCTTGAGTGTCAGCTTGGTAAAATCGCTTAACTGATGGTTGGGAGCCAGAAGCGTACCATCTAAATCAGAGGCAACGATTTTCACGGAATCTTTAAGTGCAGGAATAGTCATTTAACCCTCATTGCAAAATGCTTAACCAATATCGACACCAGCCAATGCTAGCGCCCTTTGAAATACAATATCTCTATCTAGAAATTGTATGCCAAATTCATGCAAGAAAAGAGGGCAAAGCTCACTTACTTCTCTTCCTCTTTAGCGCCTCTCTCTTTTGTCCGTTACTTTTCTTGTTACCACGCTAACGCTAAGCAAAAAACTGAGTAATAGCATCCAATGTTGGATTACGATACTCATCCTTCTCAAACAACACCTCATGCCTAGACCCTTCGATGACCTTAAACTGGCAATCTGAGTTGGTTTTCTTCAGCTTGTTGATGAACTTTACTTGAGCATCGTTACTCACAATTTTCTCTTCCCCTGCTTGAATCAAAAGCAGTGGGATTTTGATTTGGCGAGTTTGTTGGATGGCCTGCTTGGCTGCCATTAACCCTTGCCACACCCAGCGTGTGCTCGGTCCGCCTACCTGCAAAGAGGGTGACTCGTCATACAAACGGCGGAACCACTGATAGCGAACCTCGCTGTGGCTCAGTAAGTTGTTTTCGAAAGGTTTTGAGTAATACGCTTGTTGGCCTGGCGCATAAGTTGGTTTAGCGTGATACGCGGTAAGCACTTGTCCAACAACCATCGCGATAGGTTTTAGGTACCATTCAGTGTTGATGCCAAACATCGGCGCACACAGGGTTACCTTATCAAAAGGGTGATCCGGATGAGTCTGTAGATAGCGAGTCGCGATGGTACTGCCCATTGAATGTGCAAGAAGATAACGCTCGGTATATTTACTTAAGTCAAAACTGGCAATGATGTCAGACATGTCTGATGCATAATCATTGAACTCATGAATGTGACCAATGTCAGAGTCTGTTACCATACGTTCCGACTGACCTTGACCTTGGTGGTCAAATGAATAAACGTCATAGCCTTGTTGATAGAAATCATAGAAGAGTTCTTGGTATTTTAGGCAGCACTCGATACGGCCATTTGAAATAACGATGGCTTTGGTATGAGTCGGTGAGGTTAGGCTACACCAGTACAGCTTCTTTTTACCGGATGATGTTACATACCCATCTTTTCGTTGTTGCCAAAGAGTAGGGATCGGGTGTTTAATCGCTTGCTCGAACTGAGGTTCTTGCGTGTAAGAAAACGGGGCGACGCTGTGGTTTTCCATGGGAAATTACCTGAACTGGTGCATGTGAGAGCTTTATCGCTACTAATGTTGTTAGATTAAAGAACTAGTAAGGAAATGCAAATGGATACTCATGTTTGGCTTGCTTATGTCGTCACGGCGATATTGTTTAGTTTGGCTCCGGGTTCAGGTACCGTTAACTCAATCAGCAATGGACTAAGTTATGGTACCAAGAAGTCGCTCGCGTCGATCGCAGGCTTACAGCTCGGTCTTGCATTCCACATAATGCTGGTGGGCGCGGGTATTGGCGCATTAGTCGCTCAATCTGCGTTGGCATTCACTATCATCAAATGGGTGGGCGTGATTTACCTTCTTTGGTTGGGTATTCAAAAGTGGCGTGACAACTCTAGCTTAGTGGCCTCACAAGAAAACTCGACGCTATCGAGTGGCAAGCTGCTTAGAAATGCGGTGCTGATTAAC
This region of Vibrio sp. BS-M-Sm-2 genomic DNA includes:
- a CDS encoding EVE domain-containing protein, with protein sequence MAYWLFKTEPDTFSIQTLRVQKTSCWEGVRNYQARNMMRDDVKLGDLVMIYHSSCKKVGVAGIAKVTREAYPDHFQFDPESDYYDPKSSPDNPRWIMVDVEFVRVTERLIPLATLKAMPELSEMPLVKRGNRLSIMPVTEQEWQAILSKEVLGSR
- a CDS encoding Cof-type HAD-IIB family hydrolase — translated: MTIPALKDSVKIVASDLDGTLLAPNHQLSDFTKLTLKKLHDQGYTFIFATGRHHVDVAGIREIAGIPAYMITSNGARVHDQNDQLMYSQNVPQDLVQPVIDVVRQDPNIFIHMYQNEDWLLDREDEMLAKFHSESGFSYKRFEADNAPSDGIAKVFFTHPEQDHEYLVTFEQKLRDMFGDKLNIAFSTPWCLEVMAAEVSKGHALDAVAKSLNLTLDNCIAFGDGMNDAEMLAMAGKGLIMGTSHEKVMKALPDNEVIGSNADDAVAHYLEKHLL
- a CDS encoding alpha/beta fold hydrolase — encoded protein: MENHSVAPFSYTQEPQFEQAIKHPIPTLWQQRKDGYVTSSGKKKLYWCSLTSPTHTKAIVISNGRIECCLKYQELFYDFYQQGYDVYSFDHQGQGQSERMVTDSDIGHIHEFNDYASDMSDIIASFDLSKYTERYLLAHSMGSTIATRYLQTHPDHPFDKVTLCAPMFGINTEWYLKPIAMVVGQVLTAYHAKPTYAPGQQAYYSKPFENNLLSHSEVRYQWFRRLYDESPSLQVGGPSTRWVWQGLMAAKQAIQQTRQIKIPLLLIQAGEEKIVSNDAQVKFINKLKKTNSDCQFKVIEGSRHEVLFEKDEYRNPTLDAITQFFA
- the rhtB gene encoding homoserine/homoserine lactone efflux protein; the encoded protein is MDTHVWLAYVVTAILFSLAPGSGTVNSISNGLSYGTKKSLASIAGLQLGLAFHIMLVGAGIGALVAQSALAFTIIKWVGVIYLLWLGIQKWRDNSSLVASQENSTLSSGKLLRNAVLINLTNPKSIVFLVALFPQFIDPTQPQAPQLLVLGVTTVFIDSVVMLGYTSLASQMGRFIRSDRIMGKINKIFGGMFMGCGALLAAAKA